In a genomic window of Zingiber officinale cultivar Zhangliang chromosome 9B, Zo_v1.1, whole genome shotgun sequence:
- the LOC122023978 gene encoding protein FAR1-RELATED SEQUENCE 7-like isoform X1: METTSSEDDESLKDNNVDLNDDNIEQHMSFDVSSQLTDADNLFSSHQHNSENIEPFVGMEFESEESAKLFYMAYASRVGFSVRISKSRRSRNDESIIMRRFVCSKEGFHLKKGKFDDGKKKRKRATIREGCNAMIEVIQKYYGRWVVTKLVKEHNHVVAAPSRVLYVAPESYGNADPYLGMDFPSHEAAQTFYYAYASRIGFDVRIRLSRRSTRDESFVMRRFVCTKEGFTPYEDNFDESKKKRNRTPTREGCKAMFEVIKKDYGKWIVSKLVLEHTHDLAVAPSKVHYIQSDCEVVVLAKSGTLNREKPAAPSSKTHLGKFGEFSDVPSNGNGFRTEVRDTVQSTFELDDTQNLLEYFKRMQAENPTYYYAFQVDKNNCLTHAFWADAKAKMAYYYFGDAVTIDTSFMENKDMVPFVTFTGVNHHLQSLNFGFALLTDESEASFVWLFENWIIAMCGRHPVSLSTAYHEAIGSAISRVFPGTRQRICKQHVLDKCNEWLSDVYMTRNTFKQEFEKCVNVSGTADIFESCWLALIEKFDLGENSWLQLLFDIRQKWVPAYVKDVFTAEVSFTQKPESLVNFFEKYFNTKTSLLVLASLLEQAMAGWYEREALEDLASSYTRPILSTPSNMLKQVVDIYTRTIFDVFQEEFVESLGYLIDKIDDGVICKFNVTKNEDISTSFIVTYNFSNKRTSCSCCKFETSGILCRHILRVFLTVDVRSLPECYILKRWTKDAKNGFVLDESLRYNELYRDAVKYAKEGSTSEEVYAIAKSALQIGFSQVLTAKKNIASQCTM; this comes from the coding sequence ATGGAAACTACCTCAAGTGAGGATGATGAATCACTTAAGGATAACAATGTGGATCTCAATGATGATAACATTGAACAACATATGTCATTTGATGTCAGCAGTCAGTTGACTGATGCAGATAATCTCTTTTCCTCTCATCAGCATAACTCAGAGAATATTGAACCTTTCGTAGGTATGGAATTTGAATCAGAAGAGTCTGCAAAATTGTTTTATATGGCATATGCTAGTCGTGTGGGTTTCTCTGTACGTATCAGCAAGTCTCGACGATCAAGAAATGATGAGTCCATCATCATGCGGCGCTTTGTGTGCTCTAAAGAGGGTTTCCATTTGAAAAAAGGGAAATTTGATgatggaaagaagaaaagaaagcgTGCAACGATTCGAGAAGGTTGCAATGCTATGATTGAAGTAATTCAAAAATACTATGGAAGATGGGTAGTTACGAAACTTGTGAAGGAGCACAATCATGTAGTGGCAGCACCTAGTAGAGTTCTCTATGTGGCACCAGAATCCTATGGTAAtgcagacccatacctgggcatggacTTCCCATCTCATGAAGCTGCCCAAACATTCTATTATGCCTATGCTAGCCGCATTGGATTTGATGTCCGCATAAGACTATCCCGTCGTTCAACAAGGGATGAGTCCTTTGTTATGCGGCGCTTTGTGTGTACTAAAGAAGGTTTTACTCCATATGAAGACAATTTTGATGAGAGTAAGAAAAAAAGAAATCGGACTCCTACAAGAGAAGGTTGCAAGGCCATGTTTGAGGTGATTAAGAAAGATTATGGTAAATGGATTGTTTCTAAACTCGTCTTGGAGCACACTCATGATCTAGCAGTTGCACCAAGCAAAGTGCACTATATTCAATCTGATTGTGAGGTAGTTGTTCTTGCTAAAAGTGGTACACTTAACCGTGAAAAGCCAGCAGCTCCTAGCTCGAAAACACATCTTGGAAAATTTGGGGAATTCAGTGATGTTCCTTCAAATGGCAATGGTTTTAGAACTGAAGTAAGAGATACAGTACAATCTACCTTTGAGTTGGATGACACACAAAATCTTTTGGAGTATTTCAAGAGAATGCAAGCAGAAAATCCTACATACTATTATGCATTTCAAGTTGACAAAAATAATTGTCTGACTCATGCATTCTGGGCTGATGCAAAAGCTAAGATGGCATACTACTATTTTGGTGATGCTGTAACAATTGATACGTCATTTATGGAGAATAAGGACATGGTTCCTTTTGTCACCTTCACTGGCGTGAATCATCATTTGCAGTCTCTAAATTTTGGATTTGCTCTACTTACAGATGAGTCAGAAGCTTCATTTGTTTGGCTTTTTGAAAATTGGATCATAGCAATGTGTGGACGCCATCCAGTTTCTCTGAGCACTGCCTATCATGAGGCCATCGGATCAGCAATTTCTAGGGTGTTCCCTGGGACACGTCAAAGAATCTGTAAACAGCATGTCTTAGATAAGTGTAATGAATGGTTGTCTGATGTTTATATGACTCGAAATACTTTCAAACAGGAATTTGAAAAATGTGTCAATGTGTCTGGAACAGCTGATATATTTGAGTCATGTTGGTTGGCATTGATTGAGAAGTTCGACCTTGGTGAAAATTCATGGCTGCAACTTCTGTTCGACATCAGACAAAAATGGGTCCCTGCTTATGTGAAAGATGTATTTACTGCAGAAGTTTCATTTACTCAAAAACCTGAAAGCCTCGTCAATTTTTTTGAAAAGTACTTCAATACAAAAACATCCTTACtggtgcttgcttctttgcttgaaCAAGCTATGGCAGGTTGGTATGAAAGGGAGGCATTAGAAGATCTAGCTTCATCTTATACTAGACCAATTCTGAGTACACCATCAAACATGCTGAAGCAAGTGGTGGACATCTACACAAGAACAATATTTGATGTATTTCAGGAGGAATTTGTGGAATCACTTGGttatttaattgacaaaatagATGATGGCGTTATTTGCAAGTTTAATGTCACTAAGAATGAGGATATCAGTACCTCTTTTATAGTGACTTATAACTTCTCAAACAAAAGAACAAGTTGCAGCTGCTGTAAGTTTGAGACATCTGGTATCCTGTGTAGGCATATATTGAGGGTCTTTCTAACAGTTGATGTTCGCTCCCTTCCAGAGTGTTATATATTGAAGAGGTGGACCAAAGATGCCAAGAATGGATTTGTACTGGATGAGAGCTTACGTTATAATGAACTTTATCGTGATGCTGTAAAGTATGCAAAAGAAGGATCAACATCTGAAGAGGTTTATGCAATAGCAAAGAGTGCACTTCAGATTGGTTTCTCTCAAGTATTGACTGCAAAGAagaacattgcaagtcaatgtacAATGTGA
- the LOC122023978 gene encoding protein FAR1-RELATED SEQUENCE 5-like isoform X2, translated as METTSSEDDESLKDNNVDLNDDNIEQHMSFDVSSQLTDADNLFSSHQHNSENIEPFVGMEFESEESAKLFYMAYASRVGFSVRISKSRRSRNDESIIMRRFVCSKEGFHLKKGKFDDGKKKRKRATIREGCNAMIEVIQKYYGRWVVTKLVKEHNHVVAAPSRVLYVAPESYGNADPYLGMDFPSHEAAQTFYYAYASRIGFDVRIRLSRRSTRDESFVMRRFVCTKEGFTPYEDNFDESKKKRNRTPTREGCKAMFEVIKKDYGKWIVSKLVLEHTHDLAVAPSKVHYIQSDCEVVVLAKSGTLNREKPAAPSSKTHLGKFGEFSDVPSNGNGFRTEVRDTVQSTFELDDTQNLLEYFKRMQAENPTYYYAFQVDKNNCLTHAFWADAKAKMAYYYFGDAVTIDTSFMENKDMVPFVTFTGVNHHLQSLNFGFALLTDESEASFVWLFENWIIAMCGRHPVSLSTAYHEAIGSAISRVFPGTRQRICKQHVLDKCNEWLSDVYMTRNTFKQEFEKCVNVSGTADIFESCWLALIEKFDLGENSWLQLLFDIRQKWVPAYVKDVFTAEVSFTQKPESLVNFFEKYFNTKTSLLVLASLLEQAMAGWYEREALEDLASSYTRPILSTPSNMLKQVVDIYTRTIFDVFQEEFVESLGYLIDKIDDGVICKFNVTKNEDISTSFIVTYNFSNKRTSCSC; from the exons ATGGAAACTACCTCAAGTGAGGATGATGAATCACTTAAGGATAACAATGTGGATCTCAATGATGATAACATTGAACAACATATGTCATTTGATGTCAGCAGTCAGTTGACTGATGCAGATAATCTCTTTTCCTCTCATCAGCATAACTCAGAGAATATTGAACCTTTCGTAGGTATGGAATTTGAATCAGAAGAGTCTGCAAAATTGTTTTATATGGCATATGCTAGTCGTGTGGGTTTCTCTGTACGTATCAGCAAGTCTCGACGATCAAGAAATGATGAGTCCATCATCATGCGGCGCTTTGTGTGCTCTAAAGAGGGTTTCCATTTGAAAAAAGGGAAATTTGATgatggaaagaagaaaagaaagcgTGCAACGATTCGAGAAGGTTGCAATGCTATGATTGAAGTAATTCAAAAATACTATGGAAGATGGGTAGTTACGAAACTTGTGAAGGAGCACAATCATGTAGTGGCAGCACCTAGTAGAGTTCTCTATGTGGCACCAGAATCCTATGGTAAtgcagacccatacctgggcatggacTTCCCATCTCATGAAGCTGCCCAAACATTCTATTATGCCTATGCTAGCCGCATTGGATTTGATGTCCGCATAAGACTATCCCGTCGTTCAACAAGGGATGAGTCCTTTGTTATGCGGCGCTTTGTGTGTACTAAAGAAGGTTTTACTCCATATGAAGACAATTTTGATGAGAGTAAGAAAAAAAGAAATCGGACTCCTACAAGAGAAGGTTGCAAGGCCATGTTTGAGGTGATTAAGAAAGATTATGGTAAATGGATTGTTTCTAAACTCGTCTTGGAGCACACTCATGATCTAGCAGTTGCACCAAGCAAAGTGCACTATATTCAATCTGATTGTGAGGTAGTTGTTCTTGCTAAAAGTGGTACACTTAACCGTGAAAAGCCAGCAGCTCCTAGCTCGAAAACACATCTTGGAAAATTTGGGGAATTCAGTGATGTTCCTTCAAATGGCAATGGTTTTAGAACTGAAGTAAGAGATACAGTACAATCTACCTTTGAGTTGGATGACACACAAAATCTTTTGGAGTATTTCAAGAGAATGCAAGCAGAAAATCCTACATACTATTATGCATTTCAAGTTGACAAAAATAATTGTCTGACTCATGCATTCTGGGCTGATGCAAAAGCTAAGATGGCATACTACTATTTTGGTGATGCTGTAACAATTGATACGTCATTTATGGAGAATAAGGACATGGTTCCTTTTGTCACCTTCACTGGCGTGAATCATCATTTGCAGTCTCTAAATTTTGGATTTGCTCTACTTACAGATGAGTCAGAAGCTTCATTTGTTTGGCTTTTTGAAAATTGGATCATAGCAATGTGTGGACGCCATCCAGTTTCTCTGAGCACTGCCTATCATGAGGCCATCGGATCAGCAATTTCTAGGGTGTTCCCTGGGACACGTCAAAGAATCTGTAAACAGCATGTCTTAGATAAGTGTAATGAATGGTTGTCTGATGTTTATATGACTCGAAATACTTTCAAACAGGAATTTGAAAAATGTGTCAATGTGTCTGGAACAGCTGATATATTTGAGTCATGTTGGTTGGCATTGATTGAGAAGTTCGACCTTGGTGAAAATTCATGGCTGCAACTTCTGTTCGACATCAGACAAAAATGGGTCCCTGCTTATGTGAAAGATGTATTTACTGCAGAAGTTTCATTTACTCAAAAACCTGAAAGCCTCGTCAATTTTTTTGAAAAGTACTTCAATACAAAAACATCCTTACtggtgcttgcttctttgcttgaaCAAGCTATGGCAGGTTGGTATGAAAGGGAGGCATTAGAAGATCTAGCTTCATCTTATACTAGACCAATTCTGAGTACACCATCAAACATGCTGAAGCAAGTGGTGGACATCTACACAAGAACAATATTTGATGTATTTCAGGAGGAATTTGTGGAATCACTTGGttatttaattgacaaaatagATGATGGCGTTATTTGCAAGTTTAATGTCACTAAGAATGAGGATATCAGTACCTCTTTTATAGTGACTTATAACTTCTCAAACAAAAGAACAAGTTGCAGCTGCT AG